CCAGCGGCAGCGACCTGCACTGGCTGCGTCGTCCGGAAGTGCCGCTGCACGAGCGCACGGTGCTGCTGGTGGACGACATCCTCGATGAAGGCCATACGCTGAAGGCGGTGCGCGATGCGTGCGTCGAGATGGGCGCGAAGCGGGTGTTGCTGGCCGTGCTTTGCACCAAGCGCCACGATCGCCGCGCGCATGGCATCGAGGCCGATTTCAACGGCGTGGACCTGCCCGATCGCTACGTGTTCGGGTACGGCATGGATTACCACGAGCAGGCGCGTA
This DNA window, taken from Luteibacter sp. 9135, encodes the following:
- a CDS encoding hypoxanthine-guanine phosphoribosyltransferase codes for the protein MTTTTASLDHALAHSDILFNREQLDTEIARMGREIDHALDGEVPVFLTVMHGALVFAGQLALSIRTDLEFDYVHATRYRGETSGSDLHWLRRPEVPLHERTVLLVDDILDEGHTLKAVRDACVEMGAKRVLLAVLCTKRHDRRAHGIEADFNGVDLPDRYVFGYGMDYHEQARNLPAIHALKD